A single Lactuca sativa cultivar Salinas chromosome 8, Lsat_Salinas_v11, whole genome shotgun sequence DNA region contains:
- the LOC111881768 gene encoding BTB/POZ and MATH domain-containing protein 2, producing MGTIIRISKSKTPIPRTSFPSTTSSSISSTDTVNASHEFKITGYESSKGMGVGKYIASESFTVGGHTWAIYFYPDGKSPEDNSTYVSLFIALASDATDVRALFELSLMDQSGKGRHKVHTHFGRVLDAGPYTLKYRGSMWGYKRFLRRTVLETSDYLKDDCLLVKCTVGVVKSCTEGPQIFSISSPPSDISQHFGHLLESGELTDLTLEVDGEMFRAHKLVLAARSPVFKAQLFGPMKDNNTDCIKVQEIKAPVFKALLYFIYWDKVPDMEELMGLSQQWASTLMSQHLLAAADQYGIERLRFLCETKLCEEVAINTVATTLALAEQHHCFQLKSVCLKFVAEPENLKAVMQSDGFDYLTQSCPCVITELLEYVARIREHSVTSYGRGTGTGTDVNLDGSGPDGRRVRQRIY from the exons ATGGGCACGATCATCAGAATTTCCAAATCGAAAACCCCAATTCCACGGACATCATTTCCTTCCACCACCAGCTCATCAATCTCCTCAACAGACACCGTAAACGCGTCGCATGAGTTCAAGATCACCGGCTATGAGTCCTCCAAAGGAATGGGTGTGGGAAAGTACATAGCGTCGGAATCTTTCACCGTCGGTGGCCATACGTGGGCGATTTATTTCTATCCCGATGGCAAAAGCCCAGAAGACAATTCAACTTACGTCTCTTTGTTTATAGCGCTAGCCAGCGACGCAACGGATGTTAGAGCTTTGTTCGAATTGTCGTTGATGGATCAGAGCGGGAAAGGAAGGCATAAAGTTCACACGCATTTTGGGAGGGTGTTGGATGCTGGTCCTTACACACTCAAGTATCGTGGAAGCATGTG GGGTTACAAGCGTTTTCTTAGAAGGACAGTTTTGGAAACATCAGACTACCTGAAAGATGATTGTCTCCTTGTTAAGTGCACTGTTGGTGTTGTTAAATCATGTACAGAGGGCCCACAGATTTTCAGTATATCTTCACCACCTTCTGATATCAGTCAACATTTTGGTCATCTCTTGGAAAGTGGTGAATTGACGGATTTAACCCTCGAAGTTGATGGGGAAATGTTTCGCGCACACAAGTTGGTTCTTGCTGCACGTTCACCCGTCTTTAAAGCACAACTTTTTGGCCCTATGAAGGACAATAACACCGATTGTATtaaagttcaagaaatcaaagCTCCTGTTTTTAAG GCGCTACTCTATTTCATATATTGGGATAAGGTTCCAGACATGGAAGAATTGATGGGTTTAAGCCAGCAATGGGCTTCCACACTTATGTCCCAACATCTACTTGCAGCAGCCGATCAATATGGAATCGAAAGGCTTCGGTTTCTTTGTGAAACCAAACTTTGTGAAGAAGTTGCCATCAACACTGTCGCCACAACTTTAGCTTTAGCCGAACAACACCATTGCTTTCAACTCAAATCCGTTTGCCTCAAGTTTGTTGCCGAGCCTGAAAACCTCAAAG cTGTGATGCAAAGCGATGGATTTGATTACTTGACACAAAGCTGCCCATGTGTCATTACGGAGTTATTGGAATATGTGGCGAGGATTAGAGAACACTCTGTCACTTCGTATGGACGTGGAACTGGAACTGGAACTGATGTCAATCTGGATGGAAGTGGCCCTGATGGGAGGCGTGTCAGACAAAGGATATACTAA